In the Mytilus trossulus isolate FHL-02 chromosome 1, PNRI_Mtr1.1.1.hap1, whole genome shotgun sequence genome, one interval contains:
- the LOC134691103 gene encoding cytochrome P450 7A1-like, producing MVALTVYLAIAVALCVAAYFKFLFRKRRENEPPIPTGHWFWGNGEEFSKNAVKFLHSTQKKLGDIFTIRLFNQHMTVILDPHSYEKFVKERNFDFDKIQKQVNHNVFSFELVNARKMLKEAGKTVRGPYLNKGMAQFSNYLNETFTEVTQSSTGEHTDEWITAGLRSFNSQTLFASLFYTIFGKGDANDARFKPLSVYKNFDTFHKYFNFLWLGMPVKLFPKAVKALEGLCNQPTSAELLQRDDLSEYLRFSTNFMLEHNQTEQDIIGHNLVYLHVNYNTFRLAFWSLYKLLENREALEGLRKEIDEVVRCKRAEMDDDEEEIVFSMEEIDSLKVLDSVVNETLRVSSGVFVVRSVLEDTEFEMENGQNFTVRKGDKVAMYPPAMHKDPEIFENPDEYKYDRFVDAKFYKYGKEVKNPVMAFGALCPGKKYAIVQSKWFLLSSMYSFDMELCDGESTQPDINYYGHEILPPTKEVQIRYKLRQNIEKLSFL from the exons ATGGTTGCGTTAACAGTTTACTTGGCAATAGCAGTGGCATTGTGTGTAGCCGCTTACTTTAAATTCTTATTTAGGAAAAG aaGGGAAAACGAACCTCCTATTCCAACAGGACATTGGTTTTGGGGCAATGGAGAAGAATTTTCAAAGAACGCAGTTAAATTTCTACATTCTACGCAGAAAAAGCTCGGAGATATATTCACTATTCGACTTTTCAATCAACACATGACCGTTATATTGGATCCGCATTCGTATgaaaaatttgtcaaagagagaaattttgactttgataAGATTCAAAAGCAAGTGAACCACAATGTATTCAGTTTCGAGTTGGTGAATGCACGTAAAATGTTGAAGGAAGCCGGAAAAACTGTTAGAGGACCATATCTTAACAAAGGAATGGCTCAATTTTCGAACTATCTCAACGAAACATTCACGGAAGTTACTCAGTCTTCTACTGGTGAACACACAGATGAATGGATAACAGCAGGACTTCGCTCTTTCAACTCTCAAACATTATTCGCCTCACTGTTCTACACCATTTTCGGAAAAGGCGATGCTAATGATGCAAGATTCAAACCATTGAGCGTTTACAAAAATTTCGATACTTTCCACAAGTATTTCAACTTTTTGTGGTTAGGCATGCCTGTTAAATTGTTTCCAAAGGCTGTGAAAGCATTAGAAGGGCTGTGTAATCAACCAACATCAGCAGAGTTGTTACAAAGAGACGATCTGTCCGAATATCTCCGATTTTCTACTAATTTCATGTTAGAGCATAACCAAACAGAACAAGACATTATTGGACACAACTTGGTTTATTTACACGTTAACTACAATACATTTCGTCTCGCCTTCTGGAGCCTTTACAAACTTTTGGAAAACAGAGAAGCACTTGAAGGATTACGAAAGGAAATTGACGAGGTGGTCCGATGTAAACGAGCAGAGATGGACGACGATGAAGAAGAAATTGTTTTCAGCATGGAAGAAATTGATTCTTTAAAAGTTTTAG acAGTGTCGTAAACGAAACTCTGAGAGTATCAAGTGGTGTGTTTGTGGTACGATCCGTATTAGAAGACACTGAATTTGAGATGGAGAATGGTCAGAACTTTACAGTCAGGAAAGGAGATAAAGTAGCAATGTATCCACCAGCAATGCATaaagatccagaaattttcgaAAACCCAGAT GAATACAAATACGACAGATTCGTTGATgctaagttttataaatatggtAAAGAAGTAAAAAATCCAGTTATGGCATTTGGTGCATTGTGTCCAGGGAAAAAATACGCAATTGTACAGTCAAAGTGGTTTTTGTTATCCAGCATGTACTCCTTTGACATGGAACTGTGTGATGGTGAATCAACTCAACCTGATATTAATTATTATGGACATGAAATCCTTCCACCAACAAAAGAAGTGCAGATCCGATACAAATTGAGACAAAACATTGAGAAATTGTcgtttttataa